One Gemmatimonadaceae bacterium genomic region harbors:
- the hrpB gene encoding ATP-dependent helicase HrpB — MLPIDDALPALHAALASHANAVLEAPPGAGKTTRVPLSLLSAEWLEGRRIIMLEPRRLAARAAAGYMSRTLGERVGETVGYRVRGDTRVSARTRLEVVTEGVLTRLLAGDQSLESYGAVVFDEFHERSLHADLGLALTLETQQHLRPSLRVLVMSATLDGDQVARLLGDANSPAPVVRSDGRMFPVETRYRAPRAGERTEATVARTVRESLANDRGDVLVFLPGMNEQRRVAERLAGDPLLATHRATVHVLHGSLPVAEQDAAIAAAPPGQRKIVLATSIAETSLTIEGIRVVIDSGWSRLPRFDARAGLTRLTTVRVSRASADQRRGRAGRVAAGVCYRLWDAAEDHGLMPRTRPEILDAELSTLALELADAGVSDPSMMRWIDQPPAGAFAQARELLGQLGALDAAGRITPHGRQMTHMPLAPRLAHLLLGAERRGLGRLGAEIVALLEERDVLRGDGAPPPSDVRLRLEALRRTSTGDDIGLHGASIDRDAMRRVRELVSQLQRPRTRGADVHSAPEHPADDLEHTGVLLALAYPDRVAQRRPGADPRFLMRAGTGASVTRSDALAGAEWLAIAELEGAPPEYRVARAALLSRDEVLEDFGSDVVTETVVEWHEASQSVRARRRSTLGAIVLDEHVVNQVDTARVREALLMTIRRVGVDALPWNEGGSRTRARLAFMHHHRAEWPDVSSEALAASLDIWLAPHVHGLRRWSELASLDWSELMLTLLPWEHRAALDRLAPTHLEVPSGSRIALDYSNPADPILAVKLQEVFGWSATPLLCDGRIPVTMHLLSPAQRPVQVTRDLAGFWRTSYFEVRKEMRGRYPRHPWPEDPLSAIATRRAKPRGT, encoded by the coding sequence GTGCTGCCAATCGACGACGCGCTTCCCGCATTGCACGCGGCGCTTGCGTCGCATGCCAACGCCGTGTTGGAGGCGCCACCCGGGGCCGGAAAGACCACGCGCGTGCCGCTGTCATTGCTCAGCGCCGAGTGGCTGGAGGGACGTCGCATCATCATGCTGGAGCCACGTCGCCTGGCGGCGCGCGCCGCGGCCGGCTACATGTCACGCACCCTGGGTGAACGCGTGGGCGAGACGGTGGGATATCGCGTGCGCGGGGATACCCGGGTCTCGGCTCGCACGCGCCTTGAAGTGGTGACCGAAGGCGTGTTGACGCGCCTGTTGGCCGGTGACCAATCGCTCGAATCGTACGGTGCGGTGGTGTTCGACGAGTTTCACGAACGTTCACTGCACGCCGATCTGGGTCTCGCGCTCACGTTGGAAACACAGCAGCACCTGCGTCCGTCGTTGCGCGTGCTGGTGATGTCGGCCACGCTCGATGGCGATCAGGTGGCGCGCCTGCTGGGGGACGCGAACTCGCCGGCGCCGGTCGTGCGAAGCGACGGGCGGATGTTCCCGGTGGAGACCCGATATCGCGCACCGCGCGCCGGTGAACGCACCGAGGCGACTGTGGCGCGCACCGTGCGGGAGTCCCTGGCCAATGACCGTGGCGACGTGCTGGTGTTCCTTCCCGGCATGAATGAACAACGGCGCGTGGCCGAACGGCTTGCTGGTGATCCGTTGCTGGCGACTCATCGGGCCACGGTGCACGTATTGCATGGCAGCCTGCCGGTCGCGGAACAGGATGCGGCCATTGCGGCGGCCCCACCGGGCCAACGCAAGATCGTGCTGGCCACCAGCATCGCCGAGACGAGTCTGACCATCGAGGGGATACGCGTGGTCATCGACAGTGGATGGTCGCGTCTGCCGCGATTCGACGCGCGTGCAGGATTGACTCGGCTCACGACCGTGCGCGTGAGTCGGGCGTCCGCCGATCAACGCCGTGGGCGTGCCGGGCGCGTGGCGGCAGGCGTGTGCTATCGTTTGTGGGATGCGGCAGAGGACCACGGACTCATGCCGCGCACCCGTCCGGAGATTCTCGACGCTGAACTCTCGACGCTGGCGTTGGAGTTGGCGGACGCCGGTGTCAGTGATCCGAGCATGATGCGCTGGATCGATCAACCACCGGCTGGCGCGTTCGCGCAGGCGCGTGAACTGCTTGGTCAACTGGGGGCGCTCGACGCCGCCGGGCGCATCACACCGCATGGGCGGCAGATGACGCACATGCCGCTGGCACCGCGTCTCGCGCATCTGTTGCTCGGTGCAGAGCGCCGTGGTCTCGGGCGGCTGGGCGCCGAGATCGTGGCCCTGTTGGAGGAACGCGACGTGCTGCGCGGCGATGGTGCGCCGCCGCCGTCCGACGTGCGGCTGCGTCTTGAGGCGCTGCGGCGCACGTCGACGGGCGACGACATCGGCCTCCACGGCGCGTCCATCGACCGTGACGCCATGCGCCGCGTGCGCGAGCTGGTGTCGCAGTTGCAACGACCGCGGACGCGTGGCGCCGATGTGCATTCGGCGCCGGAACATCCGGCTGATGATCTGGAACACACGGGCGTGCTGCTCGCCTTGGCCTATCCCGACCGCGTGGCGCAACGGCGTCCGGGGGCTGATCCACGATTCCTGATGCGCGCCGGCACCGGCGCGTCCGTGACGCGCAGCGATGCACTGGCCGGCGCGGAATGGCTGGCGATCGCGGAACTCGAAGGGGCGCCCCCCGAGTATCGGGTGGCACGCGCCGCGCTGCTGTCGCGCGACGAGGTGCTGGAGGATTTCGGATCGGACGTGGTGACGGAAACCGTGGTCGAGTGGCATGAGGCATCGCAGAGCGTGCGTGCGCGCCGCCGCTCGACACTTGGCGCGATCGTGCTGGACGAGCACGTCGTCAATCAGGTGGACACCGCGCGCGTGCGCGAGGCGTTGCTGATGACCATCCGCCGTGTGGGGGTTGATGCGCTGCCGTGGAACGAAGGCGGTTCGCGCACCCGCGCGCGCCTGGCCTTCATGCACCATCACCGTGCCGAATGGCCCGATGTGAGCAGTGAAGCCCTGGCTGCGTCTCTCGATATCTGGCTCGCACCACATGTCCACGGACTGCGGCGATGGAGCGAACTGGCGTCGCTCGACTGGAGTGAGTTGATGTTGACCCTGCTGCCGTGGGAACATCGGGCGGCGCTGGACCGATTGGCACCGACGCATCTCGAGGTGCCCAGCGGCTCGCGTATTGCGCTGGACTATAGCAATCCGGCCGACCCGATTCTGGCCGTCAAGCTTCAGGAAGTTTTTGGCTGGAGCGCCACGCCCTTGCTGTGTGACGGTCGTATTCCGGTGACCATGCACTTGCTGTCACCGGCGCAGCGCCCGGTGCAGGTGACGCGCGATCTGGCCGGCTTCTGGCGGACCTCGTACTTCGAGGTGCGCAAGGAAATGCGCGGCCGTTATCCTCGACACCCGTGGCCCGAGGATCCGCTGTCCGCCATTGCCACACGCCGCGCGAAACCGCGGGGAACGTAG
- a CDS encoding PorT family protein — MSIRTTLVRSAVALTMAAGALPAQAAHRTSFGVLLGGAAAKLANVDVESADLFNGLSTIKNRYGFQAGVYMNRSLGTVWSVQPEVHYVQKGTRLDVGGSSPVGSLAIDLAYVEVPLLVRADLGKAPWHPFLTAGPTLALRVGCDATLKSGPSSLSVECKEFDDNGTKRDPFETTDIGASIGAGFAGRLGGRRVLMQLRYGRGFTTVVKDDGSSTGTKQSPKNSVISLVLGLGN, encoded by the coding sequence ATGAGCATTCGAACAACGTTGGTTCGCTCAGCCGTTGCACTGACCATGGCGGCTGGTGCCTTGCCCGCGCAGGCAGCGCATCGCACATCGTTCGGTGTACTCCTCGGCGGCGCGGCGGCGAAGCTCGCCAATGTGGACGTGGAGTCCGCCGATCTGTTCAATGGCCTCTCGACCATCAAGAATCGCTACGGCTTCCAGGCTGGCGTGTATATGAATCGGTCGCTCGGCACCGTGTGGTCAGTGCAGCCGGAAGTGCACTATGTGCAGAAGGGAACGCGGCTGGACGTTGGTGGGTCGTCGCCCGTTGGCTCGCTGGCGATCGATCTGGCGTACGTCGAAGTGCCGCTTCTGGTTCGTGCCGACTTGGGAAAGGCGCCGTGGCATCCCTTTCTGACGGCGGGTCCGACCCTGGCGCTGCGTGTGGGTTGCGACGCCACACTGAAGAGCGGGCCTTCCAGCCTCAGTGTGGAATGCAAGGAATTCGACGACAATGGCACCAAGCGAGATCCGTTCGAAACGACGGACATTGGCGCAAGCATCGGGGCTGGGTTCGCCGGGCGGCTGGGCGGACGCCGCGTGCTGATGCAGCTTCGCTACGGGAGAGGATTCACCACAGTCGTCAAGGACGACGGGTCCTCCACTGGCACCAAGCAGTCGCCGAAGAACTCCGTCATCTCACTCGTGCTTGGTTTGGGCAACTAG
- a CDS encoding DinB family protein, translating to MTPLDTRPSAAEHAPFALTYIDATANALTGTTRASVRALLEGQVGTLHTLTRGVDAAIVHRGYAPDKWTLAESLIHVADVERVFAYRLLRIARADKTPLPGFDHDAWVPETRAARRELVDILTEIDTVRAATLALVRSLDEAAVLQIGTASGHPVSARALVWMIAGHFAHHLDLVRTRYLAEA from the coding sequence GTGACTCCACTTGATACCCGACCGTCGGCCGCTGAACATGCGCCGTTCGCTCTTACGTATATCGACGCCACGGCAAATGCCCTGACCGGAACCACTCGTGCCAGCGTAAGGGCACTCCTGGAAGGCCAGGTCGGGACTTTGCACACACTCACGCGCGGCGTTGACGCAGCAATCGTGCATCGTGGCTACGCGCCCGATAAATGGACGCTCGCCGAGTCGTTGATTCACGTGGCCGATGTGGAGCGGGTGTTTGCCTACCGGTTGCTGCGCATTGCACGGGCCGACAAAACCCCCCTTCCCGGCTTCGACCATGACGCATGGGTTCCCGAGACCCGAGCCGCTCGCCGAGAACTTGTGGACATCCTGACCGAAATCGACACCGTGCGAGCCGCAACGCTCGCGCTGGTGCGATCGCTGGACGAGGCTGCGGTGCTGCAAATAGGTACCGCAAGTGGGCATCCAGTTTCCGCACGTGCCCTGGTGTGGATGATTGCCGGACACTTTGCGCATCATCTCGACCTCGTTCGCACGCGGTACCTCGCGGAGGCCTGA
- the tkt gene encoding transketolase, which translates to MDAVQAAESGHPGTPMALAPLTYALYARHLRHDPSAPHWADRDRFILSVGHASMLLYGTLHMAGYDLPLSEIRNFRQWGSKTPGHPEVHHTVGVETTTGPLGQGVANAVGFAVAEAHLAATFNRDGFAIVDHYTYFIAGDGCLMEGISHEAASYAGHFGLGKLIGFFDDNRITIDGSTDVSCSDDAAKRFEAYGWQVLHVADVNDIASIDAAIDAAKADTKRPSLIITRTHIGFGSPNRQDTAKAHGEPLGKDEIALTKAVYGWDYPEPFTVPDEARAHWREQVALRAVSHTSWQTLWMSYAATHPELAAEFERRMRGELRPDAATAFPTFDAKSGAVASRASSGVVINAIASAIPELIGGSADLAGSNLTVVKGAPFFTAEHPAGRNFEFGIREHGMGAIMNGMSLHGGMIPYGGTFLVFADYMRPSIRLAALMGVQAVYVFTHDSIGLGEDGPTHQPVEHLASLRCIPNLLVLRPADADEVAESWRMAVTHKTGPTALVLTRQKLSYLGKTEAIRAGVPRGAYVLADVAQPAVVLMATGSEVEIALAARDLLAATGVAARVVSMPSFELFAQQDAGYRDSVLPRGVPRVAVEAAHPASWYRWVGDTGAIVGIEHFGASAPAPVLYQQFGITAEKVVDAARGVLKN; encoded by the coding sequence ATGGATGCCGTGCAAGCGGCTGAGTCGGGGCACCCCGGCACACCCATGGCGCTGGCTCCGTTGACGTATGCGCTGTACGCGCGCCATTTGCGCCACGATCCGTCAGCACCGCACTGGGCTGATCGCGACCGGTTCATTCTGTCGGTGGGCCACGCCTCCATGCTGTTGTACGGCACGCTGCATATGGCCGGCTACGATTTGCCGCTCAGTGAGATCCGCAATTTCCGGCAGTGGGGCAGCAAAACGCCCGGACATCCGGAAGTGCATCACACCGTGGGTGTTGAAACGACCACGGGTCCGTTGGGACAGGGTGTCGCCAACGCGGTGGGGTTTGCCGTGGCCGAAGCGCATCTGGCGGCGACGTTCAATCGTGACGGATTCGCGATTGTCGACCACTATACGTACTTCATAGCGGGCGATGGTTGCCTCATGGAGGGTATCTCCCATGAAGCGGCCTCGTACGCCGGTCACTTCGGACTGGGCAAGTTGATCGGGTTCTTCGACGACAACCGCATTACCATCGACGGCAGCACCGACGTGTCGTGCAGCGACGACGCGGCGAAGCGCTTCGAGGCCTACGGATGGCAAGTGCTGCACGTGGCCGACGTGAACGATATCGCGTCGATTGATGCCGCGATCGACGCGGCCAAGGCGGATACCAAGCGGCCTTCACTGATCATCACGCGCACCCACATTGGGTTTGGATCGCCGAACCGGCAGGATACGGCCAAGGCGCACGGCGAACCGTTGGGCAAGGACGAGATTGCACTCACCAAGGCGGTGTATGGTTGGGACTATCCCGAGCCGTTCACCGTGCCCGATGAAGCACGGGCACATTGGCGCGAACAGGTGGCGCTGCGTGCCGTGTCACACACATCGTGGCAGACGCTGTGGATGTCGTACGCGGCCACGCATCCAGAACTCGCGGCCGAGTTCGAGCGGCGCATGCGTGGCGAGTTGCGCCCCGACGCCGCGACGGCGTTTCCGACGTTTGATGCGAAGAGCGGCGCAGTAGCCAGTCGCGCCTCCAGCGGTGTGGTGATCAACGCGATTGCATCGGCTATTCCTGAGTTGATAGGCGGTTCAGCCGATCTGGCGGGTTCGAACCTCACGGTGGTGAAAGGCGCGCCGTTCTTCACCGCCGAGCATCCGGCCGGTCGCAACTTCGAATTTGGCATTCGCGAGCATGGCATGGGTGCCATCATGAACGGCATGTCGCTGCACGGCGGCATGATTCCGTATGGTGGCACATTCCTGGTGTTTGCCGACTACATGCGTCCGTCCATTCGCCTGGCCGCGCTGATGGGTGTGCAGGCGGTATATGTGTTCACCCACGATTCCATCGGACTTGGCGAAGACGGTCCCACGCACCAGCCGGTAGAGCATCTGGCGTCGCTGCGCTGCATTCCGAACCTGCTGGTGTTGCGACCGGCCGACGCCGATGAAGTGGCCGAGTCGTGGCGCATGGCGGTGACGCACAAGACGGGTCCGACAGCGTTGGTGCTGACACGGCAGAAGTTGTCGTATCTCGGGAAAACCGAGGCGATTCGTGCCGGCGTGCCGCGCGGTGCGTACGTGCTGGCCGATGTCGCGCAACCGGCCGTGGTGTTGATGGCGACTGGCTCGGAAGTGGAGATCGCGCTGGCGGCGCGTGACCTGCTGGCGGCAACCGGTGTGGCAGCGCGCGTGGTGAGCATGCCGAGTTTCGAATTGTTCGCGCAGCAGGACGCGGGCTATCGCGACAGTGTGTTGCCACGCGGGGTTCCGCGGGTGGCGGTGGAAGCGGCGCACCCGGCCAGTTGGTATCGCTGGGTGGGCGACACGGGCGCGATTGTCGGCATTGAGCACTTCGGGGCCAGCGCGCCGGCACCGGTGCTGTACCAGCAGTTCGGGATTACGGCGGAGAAGGTGGTGGATGCGGCGCGGGGTGTCCTGAAGAACTGA
- a CDS encoding amidohydrolase family protein has translation MPTHRIRRALAGALLAAAVATPLGLSAQTTLDVLITGATVYDGTGGPGRITDIGLRGDRIVLVGRAPAGTKATTRIDATGLIVSPGFIDPHTHTYEGLPRLNAERRQNASSLMQGITTVVLGADGRGPIDVARILGESERAGLGTNSYALTGFGTVRSRVMGASSAPANKRQIDSMRTLITQAMREGAYGVGSGLFYAPQSYANTEEVIAVVSAAKPFGGVYDTHQRDESSYSIGLLASVRETLRIGCESGLTANVGHIKALGVDVWGKADSVLAIMAEARKRGCTVTADQYPWTASGTGLSAALLPRWVQAGGRDSMNARIADVGQRETMLLEMRDNLRRRGGDSTILLINGSAAAKPYVGKTLKQVAAERGKTAVQTALEMIRDGLDMGVASFNMTEADIETFMRDPHVMTSSDGSDGHPRLYGTYPRKIRRYVLDKPVITMQRMVRASSGQVAETYGLTERGLLRAGAFADVIVFDPKTIRDEATYMEPTKLASGMRWVFVNGKAAVSEGKITGTLAGRGLRRVVKAAERNN, from the coding sequence ATGCCAACTCATCGCATTCGACGGGCGCTTGCCGGCGCACTCCTGGCTGCTGCCGTTGCGACGCCACTTGGGCTCAGCGCCCAAACCACGCTCGACGTCCTGATTACCGGTGCCACAGTGTACGACGGCACAGGGGGACCGGGCCGCATCACCGACATCGGCCTTCGCGGTGATCGCATCGTGCTGGTTGGCCGTGCACCAGCTGGCACGAAGGCCACCACGCGCATCGATGCGACCGGGCTGATCGTGTCACCCGGCTTCATCGATCCGCACACGCACACCTACGAAGGCCTGCCTCGACTGAATGCCGAGCGTCGCCAGAATGCGTCGTCGCTGATGCAGGGCATTACCACAGTGGTATTGGGTGCCGACGGGCGTGGCCCGATCGACGTCGCGCGCATCCTTGGCGAATCGGAACGCGCCGGACTTGGCACCAACAGCTACGCACTGACCGGCTTTGGCACCGTGCGCAGTCGGGTCATGGGTGCGTCATCGGCACCGGCCAACAAGAGGCAAATCGACTCCATGCGCACACTCATCACCCAGGCCATGCGCGAGGGCGCGTACGGCGTGGGTTCGGGGCTGTTCTACGCGCCGCAGAGTTACGCCAACACCGAGGAAGTGATCGCCGTGGTGTCGGCAGCCAAACCGTTCGGTGGCGTATACGATACGCATCAACGCGATGAGAGTTCGTATTCCATCGGACTGCTGGCGTCGGTGCGCGAGACGCTGCGCATTGGCTGTGAGTCTGGCTTGACGGCAAACGTCGGCCACATCAAGGCGCTGGGCGTGGACGTGTGGGGCAAGGCGGACAGCGTGTTGGCCATCATGGCCGAGGCGCGGAAGCGTGGGTGCACCGTCACGGCCGATCAGTATCCGTGGACAGCCAGCGGAACAGGGCTCAGTGCCGCCCTTTTGCCGCGCTGGGTACAGGCCGGTGGTCGGGATTCCATGAACGCGCGCATCGCCGACGTGGGGCAACGTGAAACCATGTTGCTGGAAATGCGCGACAACCTGCGGCGGCGCGGCGGCGACAGCACGATTCTGCTCATCAACGGCAGCGCGGCCGCCAAGCCGTACGTGGGGAAAACGCTGAAGCAGGTGGCGGCCGAACGTGGGAAGACCGCGGTACAAACCGCCCTGGAAATGATTCGCGACGGTTTGGACATGGGCGTCGCCTCATTCAACATGACCGAGGCCGATATCGAAACGTTCATGCGTGATCCGCACGTGATGACCAGTTCCGATGGATCGGACGGACATCCGAGACTGTACGGGACGTATCCACGCAAGATCCGTCGCTACGTGCTGGACAAGCCCGTCATCACCATGCAACGCATGGTACGTGCGTCATCAGGGCAGGTGGCCGAGACCTACGGATTGACCGAGCGTGGCCTGCTGCGCGCGGGTGCCTTTGCCGATGTGATTGTTTTCGATCCGAAAACGATTCGCGACGAAGCCACCTACATGGAGCCGACCAAGCTGGCGTCGGGCATGCGGTGGGTGTTCGTGAACGGCAAAGCGGCGGTGAGCGAGGGGAAGATCACCGGCACACTGGCCGGGCGCGGGCTGCGGCGTGTGGTGAAGGCGGCGGAAAGAAACAATTGA
- a CDS encoding HDOD domain-containing protein: protein MNGQLATPTRRVDSDADQQSLVDARLARIQEASDFPALSRQIIDTISLIDDDASSLQRLANVVLREYSLTLGVVRTANTVHYRRTGRPIQSATHAMMMLGARTVRHLASSLLLFENYSKRSPVLKELMVMSLITANHAREVSSRLQRGDPEEAHLCGMFRNLGEVLIACHFPDDYARIQERTEGTGQTLTGAAHAVLGFRYEDLAVAVARHWGMPDTVVQGIRARPGAVSSDASAITAFSHDLTLAIYRHDATGEHDAERAVHAAMERHAAHLKVSREQVRDVVEAALDETRELFSSAKVPMEARQLKELADAARMAMGLSATPTGEWEIETVNHHDTPGSPALRRRLRQELESKVDPGSGAELGEVLLLALEAALRGGPFDRVIACVLNADRTRLSARSGLGTGVEALMTRFDFPMTAQGGPVVAMMQQRHATYVPVDRAPTSSETRWVQQVGAAQFGVFPIAVARTMVGCLYGDRADGEPVPDRVALEYVKSLSAVVVKAIEARRRASSVATHTVPHPTRPSPDVSSPDGKSALVLRLLRGESPATVAASASVSVEQLEAWRAAFLEGAMTRLASG from the coding sequence GTGAACGGACAGCTCGCCACTCCAACGCGGCGTGTCGATAGCGATGCGGACCAGCAGTCGCTGGTGGACGCGCGCCTGGCGCGCATCCAGGAGGCCAGCGACTTTCCCGCACTGTCGCGACAGATCATCGACACGATCTCATTGATCGACGATGATGCCAGTTCACTGCAGCGCCTCGCCAACGTCGTGCTGCGCGAGTACAGCCTTACGTTGGGCGTGGTGCGAACTGCCAACACCGTGCACTATCGACGCACCGGTCGGCCCATTCAAAGCGCGACGCACGCGATGATGATGCTGGGCGCGCGCACGGTACGGCATCTGGCCAGCAGCCTGCTGTTGTTCGAGAACTACAGCAAACGCTCGCCAGTGCTCAAGGAGCTGATGGTGATGTCGCTGATCACGGCCAACCACGCGCGCGAGGTCTCGTCGCGTCTGCAGCGCGGTGATCCGGAAGAGGCGCACCTGTGCGGCATGTTCCGCAATCTCGGGGAAGTGCTCATCGCCTGTCACTTCCCGGATGACTATGCCCGCATTCAGGAGCGCACCGAGGGCACAGGACAGACACTGACCGGGGCCGCCCACGCGGTGCTGGGGTTTCGCTACGAAGATCTGGCCGTCGCCGTGGCCCGCCACTGGGGAATGCCGGACACGGTGGTGCAGGGCATTCGGGCGAGACCGGGTGCGGTGTCGTCGGACGCCAGCGCCATCACGGCGTTCAGCCACGATCTGACACTGGCCATCTATCGACACGATGCGACCGGCGAACACGATGCCGAACGTGCCGTCCACGCGGCGATGGAGCGCCATGCCGCGCACTTGAAAGTCTCGCGCGAGCAGGTGCGCGACGTGGTGGAAGCGGCGCTCGATGAAACGCGCGAGCTGTTCAGCAGTGCCAAGGTGCCGATGGAAGCACGGCAGCTCAAGGAACTCGCGGATGCGGCGCGCATGGCGATGGGCTTGTCGGCCACGCCAACCGGCGAGTGGGAAATCGAGACCGTGAACCACCACGACACACCGGGATCTCCGGCGCTTCGTCGTCGTTTGCGTCAGGAACTGGAGAGCAAGGTGGACCCGGGATCGGGGGCGGAGCTGGGAGAAGTCCTGTTGCTGGCATTGGAAGCCGCGCTGCGCGGCGGGCCGTTCGATCGGGTGATTGCCTGTGTACTGAACGCTGACCGCACCCGCCTTTCAGCACGATCCGGTCTGGGTACCGGGGTCGAAGCACTGATGACGCGCTTTGATTTCCCGATGACCGCACAGGGTGGACCAGTGGTGGCCATGATGCAGCAGCGCCACGCGACCTACGTGCCGGTGGACCGCGCGCCCACGTCGTCAGAGACGCGTTGGGTGCAGCAGGTGGGCGCCGCGCAGTTTGGCGTCTTCCCGATTGCCGTGGCCAGGACCATGGTGGGCTGTCTGTATGGCGATCGCGCCGATGGCGAACCGGTGCCCGACCGCGTGGCGCTGGAGTACGTGAAGTCGTTGAGTGCCGTCGTGGTGAAGGCCATTGAAGCGCGACGGCGAGCGTCGAGTGTGGCGACGCATACCGTCCCACACCCGACGCGGCCCTCGCCCGACGTTTCGAGCCCGGACGGGAAGAGCGCGCTGGTGCTGCGGCTGCTCCGCGGCGAATCCCCGGCAACGGTAGCGGCGTCGGCGAGTGTGAGTGTCGAGCAACTGGAAGCCTGGCGCGCGGCGTTTCTGGAAGGGGCCATGACGCGACTCGCTTCCGGCTGA
- a CDS encoding FHA domain-containing protein — protein sequence MMGARLEPVPPTPGESVRLDDRTRCIVGTASDADVRLDDPHVRAHHCRLECRDDRWLILDGDPTVTVNGHALTGPMRLFDRDVITLSSAHQWEFVSGERRTVELPIPGARQVPRRRRPTDGFELPRRPFPWRVAGMVSAACLLAAVALFALWYFRRATADPDAILSDRQAIRFDSLLVVAYDHLERGNSLLELGIRDDAAQEFARGINTLALSDLRDHPQVRPRILALESSVAAMYRERRLVVPDAYVGARSSMSADKIRTAALSRNQFSHAFDLVSGAFRLRFGASIVVVGRDHAEHLTLYGEGGALDLRSLTMSAEQVAFVITQCRSYGIRVKDFSQDSILRRQVDAAVRAGLPDRAGTGLHLHIDRFADRRDRWTIGAISDRPPLSGSGQTSRNLSRVTPDKVNSDPSSSRRGSPRSTASSSTDVPFRLESIR from the coding sequence GTGATGGGCGCGCGACTCGAGCCGGTACCGCCCACGCCAGGGGAATCCGTCCGGCTCGACGATCGCACGCGATGCATTGTCGGCACGGCGAGCGATGCCGACGTGCGCCTCGATGACCCGCACGTCCGGGCGCATCACTGCCGTCTGGAGTGTCGCGACGACCGGTGGCTGATTCTCGATGGCGATCCGACGGTCACGGTGAACGGCCACGCGCTCACCGGTCCCATGCGCCTGTTCGATCGCGATGTTATCACCCTTTCCTCCGCGCACCAGTGGGAGTTTGTCAGCGGCGAGCGCCGCACCGTGGAGTTGCCGATCCCTGGCGCGCGGCAGGTGCCGCGCAGGCGCCGCCCAACGGATGGATTTGAATTGCCCAGGCGTCCGTTTCCGTGGAGAGTTGCGGGCATGGTGTCTGCGGCGTGCCTGCTGGCCGCGGTCGCGCTTTTTGCACTCTGGTACTTCCGGCGCGCCACCGCCGATCCGGATGCGATACTGTCCGACCGGCAAGCCATCCGCTTCGACTCGCTGTTGGTGGTTGCCTATGATCATCTTGAGCGGGGCAACTCGCTGCTTGAACTTGGCATTCGGGACGACGCGGCGCAGGAGTTCGCACGCGGCATCAATACGCTGGCACTCAGTGATTTGCGCGATCACCCGCAGGTGCGACCCCGAATCCTGGCGCTCGAGAGTTCTGTTGCGGCCATGTATCGGGAACGGCGGCTCGTTGTTCCCGACGCCTACGTCGGCGCGCGATCATCCATGTCGGCAGACAAGATCCGCACCGCCGCGCTGTCACGCAATCAGTTCTCGCATGCGTTCGACCTGGTGTCGGGCGCATTCCGGTTGCGTTTCGGTGCATCCATTGTCGTGGTGGGCCGGGATCACGCCGAGCATCTCACGCTGTACGGGGAAGGCGGCGCGCTCGATCTGCGCAGCCTGACCATGTCAGCGGAACAGGTTGCGTTCGTGATCACCCAGTGTCGCTCGTACGGCATTCGGGTGAAGGATTTCTCGCAGGACTCCATATTGCGGCGTCAGGTTGACGCGGCCGTCCGTGCGGGGCTGCCCGACCGGGCCGGCACGGGACTGCATCTGCACATCGACCGTTTCGCCGATCGTCGAGACCGGTGGACGATCGGAGCGATTTCCGACCGACCACCCCTGTCAGGAAGTGGTCAGACCAGCAGGAACTTGAGTCGAGTCACACCCGATAAGGTGAACTCGGACCCATCCTCCAGCAGGCGAGGTTCGCCGCGTTCGACCGCGTCGTCGTCAACCGACGTCCCATTCAGGCTGGAGTCAATAAGATAG